The Cyclopterus lumpus isolate fCycLum1 chromosome 1, fCycLum1.pri, whole genome shotgun sequence sequence ACTGGAGCTCTGTGATAAATGAACCATATGAAGGTTTTATGTATCAAGCGTCGCTTCCAAGACTAGCTCGCAACAACTTAAGACAGTTGTTATCCAACGATTTTTTCCCCAGCTCCTCTTGGGTTGTCGATTCTCTCTGAAACCGCCTCGGGGACGCTTTACTGATCCAGTTTGTCGACGCATTTTTTTTAACTCGGTTAACTAAGTTAACGTCAGCTCCTGGAGATGTTTACGACAGCAGCCTCCAACAGGAGGGAGTAGACGCTAAAAAGCATATACCGACAGAATAACCGCATGCTTTTCCAGCTTTTCAACATACCGACTTAACGTTAAGTCCGGGACACAAGTATAAACCAAACACGAGAGCATATTTCAGCTAGCGACGTCCGTCAGTTGCCGTTTGCCAGCAGCTGTCTGCGTTAGCCACTTTCCCGACAACAATTAGCGCCGATACTTTGCAGTTTTATGCGATGTCATTTGAGTCCAACTCTTGTTTTGAACACCTACACGCGCACAGCACATCGGTGCGCAGCTCTCCTGTGGATGACCGACGCGGAAAGAGAGTTTAAGTGTGTACTTACTAAGCCAGGACTCCAGCGATTCTCCATCGTCCGCCATATTGCCACTCCGACACAAACAACGCGCGTGATCCGTGCTGCCTTCACTGGCCGTCGGAAAAATGGAGTTGTTGCAAagttcttcttcatgttttttccCAGGTTTGAACAGCGGCTCGGAAACAACTTCGAGCTGCATGCCGCCACCTATTGTACAGGAGTGTGCTTCCCTTTATTTCTCATCTCCTCCCCACCAACCCCGTCCGTGTTagctaaaaaagaagaagaaaggaaacacTTTACAATAGAATGCGTTCAACATTTGCTTGAACTCAACACTGGTTCCTTTtccccagcacacacacaacatttaaacCTGTGTGGACCAATCTAAATGGTTAGATTCCCCTCCTTCTGTTTCGTTCTTCACAGCAGTTTTCGACGACTGCCTATTGTATTTTGTGACACCTCCTTCCTTTTCTGTCTTCATCCCacttttccatttctttcttcaCAATCACTGCTTCTTCGTCTCCTTCGCAACTTGCTATTGCCTTCAGCCACTTGTGTGCTGGTACTCAACATAACtgcacacacaatatatatatatatatatatatatatatatatatatatatatatatatatatatatatatatattgtgtaataGAACATTTTCTAACCAGACTCTTCAATGTTGCCGTTTTCTTTCATTATCTGTTGTCAAAATGCTGACGTAGACATTAAAGGGTCATTTCGCCACAGAATAAGTGTTTAACTGCCTCTAGTTGTGTTGAGCCATAAACCTTTGACTTCCATGTGCGGAGATGGAGAGAACAGCTTAAAGTTTTCCTGctaatagttttttaaaaacttaaGGACTTAATCTTAAAGCCACTCAAAACGTCTTTGAAGCGCTGCAAATGAATGAGgcagatgtttgtgatgttgtcaTGAGGTGAAAATACACAATGTGGACAATAACGCATTAGAGGCAACGAGTAAAGCACAGCCATAAAATTAAGAATTCAACCAGCCGAGAACACAAATGTCAAACAGTTGCGTTCACTTGAATTTAATAAGGGCTTAAATCATGTGACGTATTTAGCCTCATCGCCCCTGGTCCATAATAATAAATCCATAGCAGTCTAAGGCCCTTTTAGGTTGGGAGCCCAGGTTTCTAAGAAGCAAGCGCAGTGTTGAGTGTGAGGTGGTTTGTGTGAGCGGCTGTCcagaacacacaaaaacacacaaattaaaatatgcACCTATTTGccaaatacacacaaaacacactacaTTGAAgttaatcatcatcatcaaggcTACACAAACCAGAATAATTACAAGTGACAACACATacaaaatgcaattaaaaaagtgTCACCTCCATGGCAGTTTTATAATTCATTAAAGTTTAATCTCTAATCAGGTCTGGCTGCTTTCGGCTGCGCTCTGTGTCACGTAATTGTTGGGGAACATGCCGGTCTGTCCGTTGCACGTTCCCTTCCACCAGCCGGCACCGGACTGATCCAGGACCTGGACGATGTTTCCGCGCTTGAAGCTCAGCTCGCCGTCCTCCTTGGCCTCGAAGTCAAACAGCGCTTCGACTTGAATACTCTGCATAAGGGAAATAAGATACCAGAGTCACagtagtttgtttgtttcttcgttTAAGCAATTGCTTTGTTGATTGATAATCTGCCGTagtacagaagaaaaagaagtaaTATTATAACATTTAATTTTTGAGGGATGGATGAATCAACTGGATCACTGTCTTAATTTATATTATCACGTATTCCTTCTTTCATCTCCCAGAAAGAACATTCACATTCAAGCCGGAAGTCATTTTTACGAATGCAACTTTTTAATCAGGGTAGCcagtttgaaagaaaaaaccATCAAATACAGACAAATCTTGATAAAAAAACTCTTTTAATGAGCAGTCAAAGTACTTCAGACACCAGAGGAAACTTTGCCTGCTGATTGAATCTGCTttctttgaaattaaaaaagtaattaagtaataataataataatcaaactgCTATTTCTAGTTCAAATATTAACCTTGAAGCCTAATGTAGATAACTGTGACTCAACTTACACTTGCAGTTGcttgtgtgactgtgtgaagTCAGTATAAACCCTATGCTTTACTGCATATTGAGATGAGAGGTCCACCTTCCGGCCCAATCCCAATCACCACACTCGAGGACTCATGGACTTTGAGGACCTGGACCAGAAAGAGTAAATATTACACTATTTTAAGCCCTCGCAGCCTCGcagcctctcacactcaaccatttaccaggtgacgtcagttcagtccctgagggttcagggtttcaGGCCTCAgggggggacattgggattgggccttTCCCTCGGAAACAAGCTGACACCACCACATCAAAAGAAACTACTCGACTATGCATGCCCTgtaagtgctttttaaaatgacatgtgCAATGTATGACTGTGTACCTTTGAGAATAaacataaattacaaaaaagataTTCAGTAATGCCCATAGATCGATTCAGCTGATTTAAATTGACTTATActtgtatatctatatgtatatgcatacagcagtggcggctggtggaatttctttttggtagggccatccaatcaatttcagcaaacatcccagtatgattcaatgcagaaagtatcaaacacgcatttctactttgtagttaaatatttccAACatttccaacactgacataaaaaggacatcttattcatacaattcagtatattaatatatatatatatatattttatagattttagcgggtcgggtcttcttggaagagaagtgctcgtgctcgtgctcgccgttgtcatgtcgttaaaaaagcGCCTGACGAGAACGCGCAGCTTTGGGctaaagctgaatctattttaggacgctgatcctaaaattgttaaattgtgtgtcactcatttatatctttaatcagtaattggctaaactgcttcttagacttctgggccaaaacaatttggccccagcgcagctgagacatgcagacaggcggagaggacgtgcaggaaaagcagatattttgcgcagatatcctattttacaaatatgactgggtatattccatatttccaaaacagaaatattgtcaatttgtataatttattaatataataataataatatactgtatatttttcttttgtggctcaaggtggggccaggccccttGGCCCTCTATTAGCCAGCCACTACtgctatacagtatataatgtaATTTCCTTTTACATCCAAAGCTTATAATGAGGTATTTTGAATAAAGCTTTGaatatctgtgtgtatatatatttaccttgTCACTGTCACTTTGGGGTTTATTTTCAAGAAAACGGATATGtaatcagaaaataaataaatagtgttgTGACACTTTTGCATTTTAATAGTATCATTGATCCGTATTTTAAATCCAATTATATACAATTAATCAAAaggttaaaaatatatacatataatataataaaaacaagataaAGTACAGACGTCGCTTTTGAAATTGAATTGCTGGAGGCAACCTTTCACTATATGTACAAAGGGAGGAAATGAAGCCCTGCCACTTGCATGTGTTTCATCAAGTTGCGTCATAAGTGACAGTGAGACCCAGCAACGGCCAAAGCTCaaataaaatttttttttttaatattccgTCAGCGCACTtaacaaaatggtaaaaagataaacactcagaaagtCACCTTGGCCAAGGCGGATAAAACAAAACCGCCTAGAAGTCCATGTAGTTGCTTTTACCTGTATCGACCCATAGTCCATCCACACAGGAAGACATTTTGATATCGCACAAGACAAGCTCAGGTGTCAATGGCAAAATTAATGATGGTTAAATTCTATTGAGCTGCTTCAGTTTCCGGTTACTGCTACAGAGCCTTGCAAAGGCATTCACTCTTCTGTTTTGTTACAACCTGGAAATAAATCtatgtaaacatttatttatcttggTATTATGTGaaattaaactttaaaatgtcaatattgtATAGTTGTctgggttttattttcatttatttaaaaggttTGTTCATTATTTTGGGAGTTTAAAAGAAATTTCAtaattatatgtgtatatatatatacacacacgtaatTATGACATAATACAGAATTATTAcacattgttctttttttggcGAGACATTGGCGATAGGCCTGGAGTAGTTAGGGTCAAACAGCCCATTGGTCAGCGCATAGGACCCGAGCAAATCAGGTCACCTGTAACTCGGcaacgttttcttttttgtctccgtctgtctaTCTTTGGTGCTGTGAGGGAAACAGCTGcatcctttttaaaacacagactaTGTATTCGAAGCTTAGTGTATTCTTTATCTCCTCATCCTGTCTATATAATGATGTTATTGTCACGGTTTCATTTAGAGCACActcaattaaatacattatttcaatacaatatgtacaatatacCGAAAATTACAACAATAAAGGGAGAATTTTAGTGTTGTTTAAACGGGCAAGTTAATTTCCCCAgacttgaaataaaaatgtaatgaatacaAATTGGGCCTTTGGGAAATTGTGAAGTGAtataaaaaaagggagaaaccGCCTGGGTTTTCCCTGCTAGGATGTGTCAAAACGGCTTCTGTGAAAAGTgcctatgtgtgtatgtgtgtgtgtgtgtgtgtgtgtgtgtgtgtgtgtgtgtgtgtgtgtgtgtgtgtgtatgtgtgcgtgtggacGATTGTGTAATCATGCGTGCTCCAGCACTTTATGGTGGAGAAATTGAAATGTTAACTGACTTGACAGCAAGCTGGAAGTCCCCTGGAGTCTGGCTGCTCTCATAGATGAAGAAGGCTCCGTCATGTCTTTGTTTCTTCAGCAGTTCCTCAGCTTTGGCTTGAAACATGTCCACTTTAAACCAGCTGAAAGATTcagcagaacaaacacacaaaagaaatgctTTACAATACAGCTATTGAAATCTTAACCCTTAAGATTTTCTCGAAAAATAAATCGCACAGGTTGACGGCACTTTAATAATCTCATAATTTCCAAATGTTATCCAGTGCCTCTTAGTTATTGTTTTGGACCTTTGTGTGCTTAGAAGCACTGATATGTTTGCTCTTCATAGGAAGCGACCGGCCCCGAGGCTGGTTCTTCCCACGACCCGAAAGCCAACATTTGAAACGTCCTAAACACGAGTTTGGGAACGTTTGCCTCTCGGTGGCTCTCGAAATTGCAATGCTGAGCCAGGGCCTAGAAGCTAACGCTGCTAACTGTGCTAACTGTGCTAATCATCACTTTGTGTCACAAAGTATTGTGAAAGCTTTTTGCTGGTCTGCCTTTCGGTGTTTTATATCATTGTATGGATACTCTTTGGACTTGGTTGGACACAACAAGCAATCCGAACATGTTCCCTTGGACTAGTGgttaacattttaaagcaaaacaattaaTCATAAAGCAATTTAGCAAATCAATCATCAATGAGAACCAGTTGATGAAACACAGcatcaattacattttctcCATTCATGACTTACCTGTGTGGTTTTATTTGGATATAGTTCTTGGGAATCAAgccttctctcccctcttgcTCCGCAGTGCACCAGTCGTTGCCATGATTTTCATTCAAAATCTTCCAAGATGTCAGAGAAAATATGAGAAATACACTTCAATCGAGAGAAGAAAGTTAACAGTTGGATTGTTTTTATCCACAGTGGCGCTGTCAAGAACTGACTGAACTCTAATATCGCATGGGAAATTCAATTTTGAAGAATCACAGCAGTCAGCTCCCCTCCAGGTCCCCTGATGGGAGTTTAAATCCCTGCTGATGTTGATGTCTGGGCTCTGTGTAGCCTTAACATAACTGACTTTATCTTCAGCCCCTGGACTCCCAACTATAAATTGTCTCAAACAGgtaaacattttctattttggGGGAGAACGCCATAAAAGATTGTATATGGCCGAAGGGTCCCCAGTTAACGCATAGAGACAACCTGATACATTTAGGATTTACCATACAATTTTAAGGAGTTAAAGAACAATGCATGAATTGccatatatatacagacataaaTGGCAGAATATCAGCTTGAAACATTGAGAGAAGCCTTATTTGTTAAAGTCAAATCAAATCATGCTGTATGTCAACACTCAACATTCAAATTATTAACGTTCCATGCTTTCTCGCTCAGCAGGGAGTCTCTTACGCCGAGGGAGTGATCACAGTGAAACAAGAGATGTAATTATAGTGACCACTCGGGGCCCTGGAGAATAATGgatcagaaaaacacacattttgttctACGGTTGAAGTGGCGCCACCGTTTTCCAGGGGGCAAATGCTAAGTACGACTGTAACATGGTGGCGTGGGAGATTACACAAGTAGTTCCATTTCAGGTGGGTGTAACAGGGAACGTTTTCCCAATCACGTATTCACATGTGAATCTAAAGAGCAGAATAAAACCTGAGGCTTTTACTAAAGCACAACCTCCCCCTTACCTTAAATAAAATCAGCATAATGCAACAAACCCCTTtgacgtttttaaaaaaagatgctccACCATGACGGAACATCCAGAACCTCTGTGAAATGGTTAACAGTTGATTAGGAAAAGGATGAAAGCAGATGTGGGTTATATttgcaaaatgtatatatatgatgttgattaaatgactcagaaaatgtaattataaaagtcttaactgagccaacccaaagtgatacaaggtatttttttcccgtttctggaaacattggaacaagtgtttgtatgtttttaaaccacaagtgactttttaactgcagtaattgtacatatgtccctgtattgtattgtattgtattgtattgtattttatatattgttgttatatttgtgtttattgctttatggactcatgagtctggaataaaaaaaatatgtatattttattttgctaaTATTAGAAAtgttcctctcctttccctcaagaggtttcgcctcttgtcaggccacagttgtaaataagaatttgttcttaatttgtttcgcctggctaaataaaggttaaaaaaaaaaagtatatatattacaaaagcCAAAGCATAATTCAAATTATTAATCACCAACTCACTTTCTAGTGTGCAAGCATCTAATGAGCTAAATGTAGTCTTTAAAGAGCAGCACAGACCACGGTGGGCAATgataattaaatcaaaactAAATGCCCACCATGCAtgtgaacaaaaataaatgtgcagatGTTTGACACActatcaatatttatattttgtaatcttTGTTACAGGCTTGTTCTATGCATCCGTGTAGTGTTACCTTTCCTAATATCCAGTGTGCAATATTTTCCCCACAACTATGTTACCTACAGGAcacctctcttcctttcctgGATGATTCACTCCTTCCTTTGGGCGTGAAACAGCTCGGCCGCCCACTTTACCAAACAAGCAATTGATTTTTACAGAATTGTGctgggaataataataaacttacTTGTGCTAATAACCAGACAACTCTGGGTTCTCAGGCTCATCCAgctatgaataaataaatagcagaagtaataaatagtaatagtaataattaatAGTAATTTTCTCCAAaccactgtttttgttttctttctcttcaatCCACATTCATTTTTTGTTAAAGAAACCATCTACCAGAACTCAAGCCTCTTCATGGATGCAGCATCCATCTCTAATGGCGTCCTCTCCGTCTCTGTAATGGAAGGCTCAACAACGACGGCGTTGATGGCTCTCCTGTCGTGATGGAGGTGGCGGTGACGTGTTTTTTGAGTGCTTGCAGATAATGAAAGCACTGAGAGGCTGGGAATATGTAGATAATGATAGAGAGACTAGGAGGCAGAGCCACTTGGTTTTATATGACCCgaggatgtttttgtttttgactaATCTCTCCCCACCCTTGACTATACTTCTGTCCATTCACTTACTCATCAGCTCCTCCGTCGGCAAGCCAAAAATAGGACAACATCTGCAGATGCAAGAGCTCCAATACGTCATATTTCCTTCCACCAAAGAAAGATGCACTTGCCGTCCTCCTcggtatattttatatatatttttgctctCCCCTGAGGTACAGAAGAGGCCGTGTGGCTGTCAGAGCGGAGGAATAATTCGATTCCCCCCTCTGTGACCCACTCGATACTTGCCGAAATTGATTTATGACGCATTTCCTCTTCTACATAAAGTTTCCTCAGGGCTGCTCCATTATGGCAGAGATCATATGTCGTAATTAGAATTTTTTTGGTCAATATAAAGATCACGATAATTGTACACGATCACAAATCAGCAACCTGACTTGTTTatgcatttattaatttttgtAGAAAACAATAAACGCACAGGCAGCATCCAGTTGAACATCAGCCAAAACAGCCAAAACTACTTCTCTTCTTTgactctttccctctcctcctctccagagcTCTCTGCCCCAACTTCCTACGGAAACCCTAagggttgcaaaaataagtctgtatagaagtctataagaaaatgactctacttct is a genomic window containing:
- the grb2a gene encoding growth factor receptor-bound protein 2a; amino-acid sequence: MEAHATLDFTASTDKELSFKRGSVIKILNENHGNDWCTAEQEGREGLIPKNYIQIKPHSWFKVDMFQAKAEELLKKQRHDGAFFIYESSQTPGDFQLAVKSSKSMSPRVW